Proteins from a genomic interval of Niabella soli DSM 19437:
- a CDS encoding cysteine desulfurase, producing MITAVETNTVLDIAAIRNGFPILNRKIKGHPLVYLDNAATSQKPQVVIDALVHYYTQLNANVHRGIHTLAEEATAAFEATRDALQQFINAKYREEIIYTRGTTEGINLVAYTWGRSNLNEGDEVIISGMEHHSNIVPWQIVCEEKKAVLKVIPVTESGELEMETFYQLLSGRTKIVSVVQVSNALGTINPVKEIIDAAHQKGAVVLVDGAQSSLHLDIDVQALDCDFFALSAHKMLGPTGAGALYGKKQLLEAMPVFNGGGEMIKEVTFERTTYNELPYKFEAGTPNIADFVAFKPAIEYINTLGKKNMRVHEDALLRYATDKIKEIDGIRIIGEAKEKASVLSFVIDRVHPQDIGILLDNKGIAVRTGHHCAEPLMNRFCIPGTIRASFAVYNTMEEIDQLAEGLKKAIGLLR from the coding sequence ATGATCACAGCAGTTGAAACAAATACCGTATTGGATATTGCGGCCATCCGCAACGGTTTCCCCATTCTGAACAGAAAGATAAAGGGGCATCCGTTGGTGTACCTCGACAATGCAGCCACTTCTCAAAAACCGCAGGTAGTGATTGACGCGTTGGTACATTACTATACCCAATTGAACGCCAATGTGCATCGCGGCATTCATACCCTTGCAGAGGAAGCCACTGCTGCATTTGAAGCCACAAGGGATGCCTTGCAGCAATTCATCAACGCTAAATACCGGGAAGAGATCATTTATACCAGAGGCACTACTGAAGGTATAAACCTGGTGGCCTATACCTGGGGACGTAGCAATTTGAATGAGGGCGATGAAGTGATCATTTCCGGCATGGAGCACCACTCTAATATTGTTCCCTGGCAGATCGTATGTGAAGAAAAAAAAGCGGTATTGAAAGTTATCCCGGTTACCGAATCGGGAGAACTGGAGATGGAAACCTTTTATCAATTGCTTTCCGGCAGAACAAAGATCGTATCCGTAGTGCAGGTGTCCAACGCTTTGGGCACTATCAACCCCGTTAAAGAGATCATTGACGCGGCCCATCAAAAAGGCGCGGTTGTTTTAGTGGATGGCGCGCAGTCTTCCCTCCATTTGGATATTGATGTGCAGGCGCTCGACTGCGATTTTTTTGCACTTTCCGCGCATAAAATGCTGGGGCCAACCGGCGCGGGTGCGCTGTATGGCAAGAAACAGCTGCTGGAAGCCATGCCCGTCTTTAACGGGGGTGGTGAAATGATCAAGGAAGTTACTTTTGAGAGAACAACTTATAATGAACTTCCTTATAAATTTGAAGCAGGCACGCCCAATATTGCCGACTTCGTGGCATTCAAACCGGCGATCGAATACATCAATACACTGGGCAAAAAAAATATGCGGGTGCATGAAGATGCCCTACTCCGCTATGCTACAGACAAAATAAAAGAAATTGATGGCATCCGGATTATTGGCGAAGCGAAAGAAAAAGCCAGTGTACTTTCCTTTGTGATCGATAGGGTGCATCCGCAGGATATAGGTATTTTACTGGACAACAAAGGTATTGCGGTACGCACCGGGCATCATTGCGCGGAGCCGCTGATGAACCGTTTTTGCATCCCCGGAACCATCCGTGCTTCCTTTGCAGTTTATAACACCATGGAAGAAATCGATCAGTTGGCGGAAGGATTAAAAAAGGCGATCGGACTATTAAGGTAA
- a CDS encoding RrF2 family transcriptional regulator → MKITAQEEYGLRMLIRIASCKEEDGLSIPQLSEAEGLSTHYVAKIARVLRMARFIRSTPGNKGGYILARLPEEIVIKEVLDILGGVLFDTSFCGAHKGNMRFCTNSVDCSARSLWQILQLTIDKLLVQITLKDLIGREEESSQKFNMLVRQNPVL, encoded by the coding sequence ATGAAGATTACCGCACAGGAAGAATATGGTTTACGAATGCTTATCCGCATCGCGTCCTGCAAAGAGGAAGACGGATTAAGTATTCCGCAATTGAGCGAAGCAGAAGGGCTTTCTACCCATTATGTGGCCAAGATCGCCCGGGTGCTTAGAATGGCCCGTTTTATCCGCAGCACTCCCGGCAATAAAGGTGGCTATATCCTGGCACGCCTGCCGGAAGAAATCGTAATTAAAGAAGTGCTGGATATCCTGGGAGGAGTACTGTTTGATACCAGTTTTTGCGGCGCCCATAAGGGAAATATGCGGTTTTGCACCAATTCCGTCGACTGTTCCGCCCGCTCTTTATGGCAAATCCTCCAACTAACCATAGATAAGTTATTGGTACAGATCACTTTAAAAGACCTGATCGGCCGCGAAGAAGAATCTTCTCAAAAGTTTAATATGCTGGTGCGGCAAAACCCCGTCTTATAA
- a CDS encoding SUF system Fe-S cluster assembly protein, whose amino-acid sequence MEPDTIEEKVIKELQTVFDPELPVNIYELGLIYKVEVLNDNYVKILMTLTAPSCPAAQSLPVEVDQKIRAIEGVSDVDVTITWDPAWNKSMMSEAAQLELGFL is encoded by the coding sequence ATGGAACCCGATACAATTGAAGAAAAAGTAATTAAGGAGCTACAAACGGTGTTTGATCCGGAGCTGCCTGTAAATATTTATGAGCTGGGACTGATCTATAAAGTAGAAGTGCTGAACGATAATTATGTAAAAATATTAATGACACTTACGGCTCCCTCCTGCCCCGCGGCGCAGTCGCTCCCCGTGGAAGTAGATCAGAAGATCCGCGCCATTGAAGGGGTAAGCGATGTGGACGTGACCATAACCTGGGATCCCGCATGGAACAAGAGCATGATGAGTGAGGCAGCCCAGTTGGAGCTTGGATTCTTATAG
- a CDS encoding SufE family protein, with product MSDVKSIPEIEAEIVEEFSLFDSWDDKYEYIIDLGKKLPPLDDAYKKEEYKVKGCQSTVWLAADYQDGKVSYKAESDAIIVKGLISMLIRVLSNHTPDEILAADMDFINKIGMTSHLAQTRSNGLRAMVKQMKHYALAFKSLKFDA from the coding sequence ATGAGCGACGTCAAATCCATACCGGAAATAGAAGCAGAAATAGTAGAGGAGTTCTCGTTATTCGACTCCTGGGATGACAAATATGAGTATATTATCGACCTGGGAAAGAAACTGCCGCCGCTGGATGACGCGTACAAAAAGGAGGAGTATAAAGTAAAAGGATGTCAATCTACCGTATGGCTGGCAGCCGATTACCAGGATGGTAAAGTCTCTTATAAAGCGGAAAGCGATGCCATTATCGTAAAAGGGCTCATTAGCATGCTGATCCGTGTATTATCGAACCACACCCCTGATGAGATCCTGGCAGCAGACATGGACTTTATCAATAAGATCGGCATGACCAGTCACCTGGCCCAAACCCGGTCGAATGGATTAAGGGCAATGGTGAAGCAGATGAAACATTATGCCCTCGCATTTAAAAGTTTGAAATTTGACGCTTGA